The Verrucomicrobium spinosum DSM 4136 = JCM 18804 DNA segment GGCCAGCAGCAGCTCCATCAACGCATCACGCTCCTGACGATAGCGGGACTCGATCGCCGCCTCGGTCTCCTCCTCGCGAGACTTGATCCAGGAGTTGTCCACATCAGTGGTCTGCTTGTAGTACTTTTTCTCCTCCTCAAACTGGGCCTCCAGCTGCTTGGTGAGAGCATCGTGGATGTCCTCCAGGATCTCCTCAAACTCCCGGCGCAGGGTCATGGCCCCCGCCAGGGAGTCAGACTTGCGATTGGCCAGATCTGAGAGCAGGTCCACGAGGCGCACTTCTGATTCAGAAAGCTTCCGCGTGTTTTCCTCCGGCATGAGCGAAATGCGGATCACGCGGGAAAGGATGGTCTCAAGGAACTGCTGGGGCTGCTCAGACAACAGCAGGAAGAGCGTCCGCGGCGGCGGCTCCTCCAGCGTGCGCAGGAACGCATTCTGCGCCTGCACGTTCATCCGCTCCGCATCCACGATCACCACCAGCCGGTGCTCCGCCCCGGAGGAGGTGACAAAGAGGTAGGGCTCCACCTGCTCGCGAACTGCGTCCACCTTGATCTGGCGGGACTTGCTCTCAGGCCGCACCACGCAGATGCCGTGCTTCTCCCACGTGTCCAGATCCTTGTAGGCACAGCCGGAGACGAGATTCAGCATCCGCACGGCAAAGGCCGGTAGATCCGCCTCCTTGGGGCCGCAGATGAGGTAGGCATGCCCCAGCCTCCCGCGCTCCCTGGCGCGGTTCACGAACTGCAGTGCGATGTCTGCCTTGAATGCCATGCTCCTTCCCTACGCATGACACCCCGGTTGTCGAAGCAAATCAAAAGGCGCTTTCCTTTTTCCCACCCCGGGGCATCTTCACCCTCCCCAAAAATCACTGCCTCCCCCCCCTACGATCATGTCCCTAGAAGCCTGCCAGTTGGCCTTTGCCGAGCGCGATTCCAAGCAGACCATCGAGCAGGGCCTCGTTCTGGCCCCCAAATTCGATGCCGACGGCCTCATCCCTGCCATCGCCCTCGACCACCAGACCAACGAGCCCCTCATGGTGGCCTACATGAACGAGGAAACGCTGCGCATGACCATCGCCCTGGGCGAGGCCGTGTACTACAGCCGCAGCCGCAAGGAGATCTGGCACAAGGGCAAGACCTCCGGCGAATTCCAGGTGGTCAAGGAAATCCGCGTGGACTGTGATCAGGACGCCGTGATTCTGAAAGTCGAGCAACTCGGCGGCGGCTGCTGCCACACCAAGGCCCCCACCTGCTTCTACCGCAAGGTGGACCTCGAAAACGTGACGGCGGGACCTGTGCCGCTGGTGCGGGCGTAACGGCAGCGATGCCGCGAGGTGAAGCAAAGTAGTGGTAGGCTTTAGCCTGCCTCACTCGCGCTACCCACGATTCCCAACGCAAGGCTAAAGCCCAGCACTACATTTCGGCTACCGCCTCCCGCGTAGTCCGGTTGTGCCAACCCGCTTTGGGAGCGGAGGAATACCACGCGTCATCCCCTTGAACCCGCTGACCGCCTGCCACCTCAGGCGTTGCGTGTGCCAGGCCCTTGGTCACTTTTCCCACACCCCACCTTCAAACTTCCTGGGTTGTAGTTGCCGGATCAGGAGCCGCTCGTGGCAAGCGGAGCGCTCGCCCTACAGCAGACGTCAGGAGCGGCCACACACCAAAAGGCTCGCAACAGCTGTCCCCTCCGCTCACCCACCGGCTGGGGACAGCCGGACTACTTTCAGCTGCCACCCGCGGCGTAGTCCGGTTGTCCCAACCGGCTGTGGGAGCGGAGGAATACGACAAGCGTCTTCCCCGTGAACCCCGATGACTGCCCGCCACCTCAGGCGTTTCGTGTGCGCAGGCCCTTGGTCACTTTTCCCACACCCCACCTTCAAACTTCCTGGGTTGTAGGGCGACCGCCCCGGTTGCCGGATCAGGAGCCGCTCGTGGCAAGCGGAGCGCTCGCCCTACAGCAGACGTCAGGAGCGGCCACACACAAAAGGCTCGCAAAAGCTCTCCCCTCCGCTCACCCACCGGCTGGGGACAGCCGGCTTTGGGAGCGGAGGAATACCACGCGGCATCCCCTTGAACCCGCTGACCACCTGCCACCTCAGCCATTACGCGCCCGACTGAAACAACGATGCCCCTCCCGCTACTGATTCAGGCCTTTCGTCTTCTGTCTTGTGTCTCCCCTCCCTGCTTCGCCGGGCCTCAGTTCGGCGTACTCCCCGTGATCGTCACGGGTGTACCGATCTTCACCGCCTCATACAGAATCTCAGCCATCTCCCGGGGAAGGCGGATGCAACCGTGCGAGGCTGGTCGGCCGGGTTGAGGGATATGCCCCGCGTGCATGCCCATGCCATAACCGGTGAGTCGCATCCAGTACGGCATCGGCGCTCCGGCAAACCGACCGCCGGGTGGTATCGGCTCCCGCCCAGATCTCGCATCGCCATCCACCACATTGCCCTCAGCATCCTCCAGCACACCCCAGGTGTTGGAGTATTTGTCCTGAATCTTCTCCGTGATACGGTAATTCCCCGCCGGACTGGCCCGGCTGCCCTTGCCGGAGGCGAGGTAGGTCCAGCCCACCTGCTCCGTGCCTTTGTAAATGTAGGCCTTCTGCTCATCCAGCACGATTTTGACCGAGACCGGCCCCTCAATGCTGTCTCCATTCCATTCATAGAGCACCGGCTTCGCCGGAGTCTGCCCCACGGGAGGCGGCGTTGGCTTGGAGGCACACGAAGCCAGCAGCAGCAGCGCCGCCCCGCTCAGCACCTGACCAGTCCAACGTCGTAAAGCTCCTCCAACACAGTAGTCCATGGACTAACCTGTAGCGTTTTTCGTTCCCACTGCCAACGCGAAAAAAACGGTGCCGCCGACCTGAGCAGGAGCCCCGATTTATCACCAGTTTGCGTGGTTCTGTCACTTCCACCCCAAGACAGGAGCCTGCTTCGACCGATTCCATTTGCGCAGGTTCGAACGAAACCCTAAATCGCGGCGTATTCTCGCGAGCTCACCATGAAAATTGTCCGTTACCTCGATCCACTCGACCTCATCCGCCACGGCGTCCTCAAAGACGACGGCTCCATCGTCCTCTTGGAGGGCGACGTCTTCGGTGAGCACCGCGCCTCCAACACGCCGGCCGAGGTGCAAAAGCTCCTGGCCCCCGTGGCCCCGGTTGCCATCGCCTGCATCGGGCTGAACTACCGTCACCACGCCGCCGAGAGCGGTGCGCCCATCCCCCAATGGCCGGTGCTGTTCCACAAGTCCGTCTCCGCCCTCCAGAACCCCGGCGACCCCATCGAGATCCCCACCAAGCTGGCCAGCCACCAGGTGGACTATGAGTGCGAACTCGCCATCATCATCGGCAAGCGCTGCAAGAACGTCAAAAAGGAAGACGCCCTCAGCTACGTGCTGGGCTACACCTGCGCCAATGACGTGAGCGCCCGCGACTGGCAGAAAGACTGGGGCGGCAGCCAGTGGTGCCGCGGCAAGACCTTCGACACCTTCTGCCCCCTCGGCCCCGCCCTCGTCACTGCCGATGAGATCCCGAATCCGAATGCGCTCCAGATCAAGACCATCGTGAACGGCGAAGTCCTCCAGGACTGGAACACGAACGACATGATCTTCGACGTGCCCACCTTGATCGAGTTCCTCAGCGGCTCCACCACGTTACTACCCGGAACCGTCATCCTCACCGGCACCCCGCACGGCGTCGGCATGGCCCGCACTCCGCCCCGCTGGCTTAAGGAAGGCGACGAGGTGACCATTGAGATCGAGAAGATCGGCAAGCTGACGAATCCGGTGAAGTTGGAAGCATGACCCGCTACGCGGGAGACACAAGACTTCAAGACTTGAGGCCAGGGGCGTGATGAGCGCCGCTGGCTTTTTTGTTCACGCCCGCTACGCGGGAGACGCCAGACTGCCAGACTTCAGACACCAGACCTGAGCTCTCGCCCCTGAAAACACCCACCAACCGGTAAAAGAGGCGGGGTCTCCGGCCCCGCGTGGAAGCGGAGCATAGGACACCCCTCACCTCAAGCCCCCCTGGGCTCTATCGCGAACATCTCGTCGCGATTGCCACCTCGGGGACCACTCGCGGCAAGCGGGGCGCTCGCCCTACAGCGGAGGTCTGCAGCGGCCACACAACGCAAGGCTCGTCCACCTCAGCCACGCCGCTACCCCGACCCGCGGGGGACAGCCGGACTGCCCGCGGCGGCATGGCAACAAATCAATTGTCAGTCGCGCTACCCAAGTCCTCCAATACCGAGCTAAAGCTCTGCACTACATTAAGCTGCCGCCTCCGGCGTAGTCCGGTTGTGCCAACCGGCTTCGTAAGCGGAGGGGCCGGCGCGTTACCCCCTTGAACCCGATGACCGCCTGCAATGTCAGGTGTTGCACGGCCGACCGGGACAGGAATGCTTCCTCCTTTACTGAAGCAACATCTCCCCTGCTTGACCGTCTCAGGTTCGATCCCATCACAAGGTCCACCAAAGCGGCGTCGAGCCTGCTGAAACAACAACCGCCCCCCTGAAAACACCCACCAACCGGTAAAGGAGGCGGGGTCTCCGGCCCCGCGTGGAAGCGGAGCATAGGACAGCCCCTCACCTCAAGCCCCCCTGGGCTCTATCGCGAACATCTCGTCGCGATTGCCACCTCGGGGACCACTCGCGGCAAGCGGGGCGCTCGCCCTACAGCGGAGGTCTGCAGCGGCCACACACCGCAAGGCTCGCCCTCTTCACCCAGGCCGCCCCCCAACTCTCCCACAAAAAAACGGGAGACGATCTCCGTCTCCCGTCTCAGCATCAGACTCAAGTCTTGCGTCTTTCGTCTCGAAGTCTTCTGTCTAGCCGCTTCGCGGCTACTGGCACATCTCGCAATCCTCACCCGCCTGCGCCTTCCGGCGTGCCTCGGCGAGGAACTGCTTGTACTCATCGGCATCCACCTTGGCCTTGTCGGCAACAGCGGCGGCGGTCTGGGCGACCACGCCGCGGATGTCCGTCTGCACCTGGGTGGTGGAGCCCTCGATGGAGCTCGCGCCCTTCGTGCGGAGGTAGTAGGTGGTCTTCAGCCCCTTGCGCCAGGCAGCGCGGTACATGTGGCTCAGCGTCCGCATGTCCGTGTCCGGGCACCAGAGGTTCACCGACTGGCTTTGATCGATCCACTTCTGGCGGCGGGCGGCCGCATCCAGCACATAGGCCCAGTCCACGCTAAACGCCGTGGCGTACTTGCGCTTCAGATCCGCAGGGATCTCGTCCATGGCAGCCAACTCACCGTCGAAGTACTTCAGGCGCTCTGCCACCTCGTTGGTCCAGAGGTCACGCTTTTTGAGGTCCTTCACCAGGTACGGGTTCAGCACCACATAGTTGCCACCCAGGTTGCTCTTCGTGAAGTTGTTCGTGAAGAGCGGCTCGATGCACGGGCTGCTGCCCATGATGTTCGAGATGGTGGCCGTGGGGGCGATCGCCAGCACGTTGCTGTTGCGCATGCCCTGCTTCGCGATCTTCTCCCGCACCGGGCTCCAGTCCATCTTGCCTCCTCGAACCACATCCACCGGCTCGCCGCGCTCTTTCTCCAGCAGATCCACCGTGTCCTGCGGAAGCAGGCCGCGGGACCACTTGCTGCCCGGGTAGGTGGAGTACTTGCCCAGCTCCGCCGCCAGGTCACTGCTGGCTTCATAGGCGTAGTAGGCCACGGCTTCCATGACCTCATCGTTGAAGTCCACAGCCTCCTTGGAGGCAAAGGGCAGCCCCTTGCGATAGAGCGAGTACTGCAGGCCCATCACGCCCAGACCGATCGGGCGGTGGCGGGTGTTTGCCGTCTTCGCCGCATCTGTCGGGTAGAAGTTGATGTCGATCACGTTGTCCAGCGCCCGCACGGCCATGCGCACCGTTTCGCGCAGCTTGGTGTGGTCGATGTTGCCTGCCTCATCCAGGTGGTTTTCCAGGATCACAGAGCCCAGGTTGCAGACGGCCGTCTCATCCTTGCTCGTGTTCAGCGTGATCTCGGTGCAGAGGTTGCTGCTGTGGATGACGCCGGCATGGTCCTGCGGGCTGCGGACGTTGCACGGATCCTTGAAGGTGATCCAGGGGTGTCCAGTCTCGAAGATCGCCTTGAGCATGGACTTCCAGAGATCGATCGCCGGAATCTGCTTGCCCAGCACCTTGCCCTCGGCCGCCATCGCCTCGTACTCCAGGTAGCGCTTCTCAAACGCCTGGCCATAGAGCTCGTGAAGATCCGGCGTCTCGTTGGCGCGGAAGAGCGTCCAGTGGGAGCGGGCTTCCATGCGTTTCATGAAGAGGTCCGGCACCCAGTTGGCCGTGTTCATGTCATGCGTGCGGCGGCGCTCGTCGCCCACGTTCTTGCGCAGGTCGAGGAAATCGACAATGTCGTTGTGCCACGTTTCCAGGTAGGCGCAGCCGGAGCCGCGGCGCTTCCCGCCCTGGTTCACCGCCACGAGCTGGTCATTGTGCAGTTTCAGGAAGGGAATCACGCCCTGGCTCTCGCCGTTGGTGCCCTTGATGTAGCTGCCCGTGCCACGCACCGCCGTCCAGGAGCCACCCAGACCCCCGGCCCACTTGCTGAGGAAGGCGTTCTCCGCGATGCCGCGGATCATGATGGACTCAATGTTGTCGTCCACCTTGTACAGGTAGCAGGAGGAGAGCTGGGAGTGCAGCGTGCCGCTGTTGAAGAGCGTCGGCGTGCTGGAGCAGAAGCGGCGGCTCTTGTACATGCGGTACAGGGCGATCACCTTCTCCGTGGGATCCTCCTCGCGGACGAAGAGGCCCATGGCCACGCGCATCCAGAAGAGCTGCGGCGTCTCCAGGCGCTTCGCAGGCTTCGTCTTCTTGTCGATGATCAGATACCGGTCATACAGGGTGTGGATGCCCAGGTAGTCGAAATCCATGTCCGCAGCGGGGTCCAGCGCATCGGCCAGCTTGTCCAGATCAAAGTCCAGCAGCTTGGCGTTGATGCGATCAATCTCCACCCCGCGCTGCAGATTGCGGCGGAACGCCCGGCGGTGGAAGGTCTGCAGGGAGCCGATGCCATCGCGCACGATGTCCCAGCCCAGCACTTCCTCATAGATGTAGCTCAGGAGGATGCGCGCGGCGAACCGGGCAAAGTCGGCATCCCGGGCCATGAGGGCCTTTGCGTTCAGGATGATGGTCTGCTTCAGGTGATCCAGCGAGATGTCCGTGGCCAGGGAGCGACGCAGGGAGGATTCGATCTCCGCACGGCTGATGCAGAGGTCCAGCCCCATCATGGCAAAGTCGATACGCCTCTGCAGATCCAGGCCATCCCAGAGGATGGTTTCCTTGTCTGAGATGCGCACCATGATCATCTCCTGCTGGCCGTCATCCACCGGCAGTTCCGGTGCGGAGATGTCGGCAGCCGACTTGGCATCCCGTTCCCGGGAGTCCGCGCGCAGCGCACGGTAGAGCATGTAGGCCTTGGCCGCCTTGAAGTGGCCCTGCCGCATGAGTTGCTCTTCCACCAGGTCCTGCACCTGCTCGATGTGGATGAACTGCTTGGCCTCCTCGATCATCTGGTGCGTGAGCGCCTCCGCCACCGCCTTCGCATGCGTCGTGCCCATCTCGACGGACACAAACGCCTTGCTCACCGCCAGCTCGATCTTGTTGGGGTTCCACGAGACCACCTGCCCGTTGCGGCGGATGATCTTCGTGGGCACCAGCAGGCCCACCGGGGCGTTGGCTTCGGTATCAGACATGCTTTCAAGACGCTGACGGCGGGCAATGACACTGCGTGCCACATCATGCGCGTTCTGCTTCACCAGCACGTGCTCGATGGCATGGTAGATCTCCTGCGCCGTGAGCGACAGCAGCTCATCCCCCACTTTCTCTGCATTACGCTTGGCACGCTCGTGCAGTTCCTGCGCCACCTGCAGGCTGAAGACCTTCACCCGCTTCTGGTTGGCCGGAGTGAATATGTCAGTCTCATCCTGATTGCGGGAGAGGAGCAGATCCGTCAGCGCGCCGCCGATCGTCTCGGCAATCTCCGCCAGGTCAAAGTCACGGTGCTCCCCCCTCACCCGCACTTTCAGCGTTGCCGCGCCGTTCGCGTTCTCCCCTAGGGCCACGTTTCGCCAGTCGAAACTGGGCTTTTCACTCTTCGACTTGGTGGCAAGTCGTTTCAACTCTAGGTCTTCCTGGAAATGGTGGGTCGAAATCATGTTGAGCCTTAGGTTGAGGATGGGTCGCTGAAGGGGGGCTTTTTTGGGAGTCTGATGCGGTGTAGGGGCCGGAAAAGGGGCGCGAAGTCTAGCGGGGGTCGGGAGCGGTGCAAGCCGGACTCGATCTTTCATTCACGCCTCTCATAGTAGTACGGGGGGCGGCACCCAGGGGGACGGGCGCAGCGCAGCAGGTGGGTGGTGGGAGGGGGCTTGGGAGCCTGGGCTAAATCAATCGGAGCGGAGTCTTGGTCTTTTTATCCTAGAGGTCATCGTCGGAACCCGTGTGCAGGGAGGAAGCCTTCTGGTAGTCCGTCACGGTGCCTTCAAAGAAGTTCTGCTCCTTGCGGATGTCCTGCATCTCCGCCAGCCAGGGCAGCGGATTCACGATGCCCGGGGTGAGCGCCGGCAGCCCCACGCTCGCCAGACGGCGATCCGCGATGAAGTCGATGTACAGCTCAAACTCCCCGGCAGTCAGACCCACCGCAGCCACCGGCAGGCAGTCGCGGATGAATTCCTTCTCCAGCGCCACGGCCTCTTTCATCAGCTCGACCAGCTCCTCGCGGAACTCCGGCGTCCAGATTTCTGGATTCTCATCAATGAGGTCCATGAACAGGTTGCGGAAGACCTTGATGTGGTTGCTCTCGTCCCGCAGGGTGTAGCGGAACATGGTGCCGATCCCCGGGAACTTGCCCTGGCGGTACAGGCTCAGGATCATGCCGAAGAGCCCGTAGAACTGGGTCCCCTCCATGCACTGGCCAAAGACAAAGATGTTCTTCGCCAGGAGACGCTTGTTCTCGATCTGCGTCAGGTCCAGGTCGCGACGCAGCGCGTTGGAGGAGCGCGTCACGAACGCGTTCTTCTTCACGATCGTCGGGATGTCTTCAAACATCGCCTCGCACTCGTGCGGGTTGATCCCCAGGGAGGAGATCATATAGAGCAGGGAGTCCGCGTGGATGTTCTCCTCATGCGCATGGCGGCCCAGCACCAGCTTCAGCTCAGGTGCCGTCACGAGTTCCCGCACCACGT contains these protein-coding regions:
- a CDS encoding DNA polymerase III subunit delta'; the protein is MAFKADIALQFVNRARERGRLGHAYLICGPKEADLPAFAVRMLNLVSGCAYKDLDTWEKHGICVVRPESKSRQIKVDAVREQVEPYLFVTSSGAEHRLVVIVDAERMNVQAQNAFLRTLEEPPPRTLFLLLSEQPQQFLETILSRVIRISLMPEENTRKLSESEVRLVDLLSDLANRKSDSLAGAMTLRREFEEILEDIHDALTKQLEAQFEEEKKYYKQTTDVDNSWIKSREEETEAAIESRYRQERDALMELLLAWMGDVLRHQVGVERLDLPDYAAATKALAARWDGSTLARRLKELRKLHSNLHTNVNETLALDSAFIAAFA
- the hisI gene encoding phosphoribosyl-AMP cyclohydrolase codes for the protein MSLEACQLAFAERDSKQTIEQGLVLAPKFDADGLIPAIALDHQTNEPLMVAYMNEETLRMTIALGEAVYYSRSRKEIWHKGKTSGEFQVVKEIRVDCDQDAVILKVEQLGGGCCHTKAPTCFYRKVDLENVTAGPVPLVRA
- a CDS encoding L,D-transpeptidase; this encodes MDYCVGGALRRWTGQVLSGAALLLLASCASKPTPPPVGQTPAKPVLYEWNGDSIEGPVSVKIVLDEQKAYIYKGTEQVGWTYLASGKGSRASPAGNYRITEKIQDKYSNTWGVLEDAEGNVVDGDARSGREPIPPGGRFAGAPMPYWMRLTGYGMGMHAGHIPQPGRPASHGCIRLPREMAEILYEAVKIGTPVTITGSTPN
- a CDS encoding fumarylacetoacetate hydrolase family protein, coding for MKIVRYLDPLDLIRHGVLKDDGSIVLLEGDVFGEHRASNTPAEVQKLLAPVAPVAIACIGLNYRHHAAESGAPIPQWPVLFHKSVSALQNPGDPIEIPTKLASHQVDYECELAIIIGKRCKNVKKEDALSYVLGYTCANDVSARDWQKDWGGSQWCRGKTFDTFCPLGPALVTADEIPNPNALQIKTIVNGEVLQDWNTNDMIFDVPTLIEFLSGSTTLLPGTVILTGTPHGVGMARTPPRWLKEGDEVTIEIEKIGKLTNPVKLEA
- a CDS encoding ribonucleoside-diphosphate reductase subunit alpha, with translation MISTHHFQEDLELKRLATKSKSEKPSFDWRNVALGENANGAATLKVRVRGEHRDFDLAEIAETIGGALTDLLLSRNQDETDIFTPANQKRVKVFSLQVAQELHERAKRNAEKVGDELLSLTAQEIYHAIEHVLVKQNAHDVARSVIARRQRLESMSDTEANAPVGLLVPTKIIRRNGQVVSWNPNKIELAVSKAFVSVEMGTTHAKAVAEALTHQMIEEAKQFIHIEQVQDLVEEQLMRQGHFKAAKAYMLYRALRADSRERDAKSAADISAPELPVDDGQQEMIMVRISDKETILWDGLDLQRRIDFAMMGLDLCISRAEIESSLRRSLATDISLDHLKQTIILNAKALMARDADFARFAARILLSYIYEEVLGWDIVRDGIGSLQTFHRRAFRRNLQRGVEIDRINAKLLDFDLDKLADALDPAADMDFDYLGIHTLYDRYLIIDKKTKPAKRLETPQLFWMRVAMGLFVREEDPTEKVIALYRMYKSRRFCSSTPTLFNSGTLHSQLSSCYLYKVDDNIESIMIRGIAENAFLSKWAGGLGGSWTAVRGTGSYIKGTNGESQGVIPFLKLHNDQLVAVNQGGKRRGSGCAYLETWHNDIVDFLDLRKNVGDERRRTHDMNTANWVPDLFMKRMEARSHWTLFRANETPDLHELYGQAFEKRYLEYEAMAAEGKVLGKQIPAIDLWKSMLKAIFETGHPWITFKDPCNVRSPQDHAGVIHSSNLCTEITLNTSKDETAVCNLGSVILENHLDEAGNIDHTKLRETVRMAVRALDNVIDINFYPTDAAKTANTRHRPIGLGVMGLQYSLYRKGLPFASKEAVDFNDEVMEAVAYYAYEASSDLAAELGKYSTYPGSKWSRGLLPQDTVDLLEKERGEPVDVVRGGKMDWSPVREKIAKQGMRNSNVLAIAPTATISNIMGSSPCIEPLFTNNFTKSNLGGNYVVLNPYLVKDLKKRDLWTNEVAERLKYFDGELAAMDEIPADLKRKYATAFSVDWAYVLDAAARRQKWIDQSQSVNLWCPDTDMRTLSHMYRAAWRKGLKTTYYLRTKGASSIEGSTTQVQTDIRGVVAQTAAAVADKAKVDADEYKQFLAEARRKAQAGEDCEMCQ
- a CDS encoding ribonucleotide-diphosphate reductase subunit beta yields the protein MEKTFQIGNRTFVLDQDKAEAAFHAKRVINGRQTMTFNLLPLKYQWAYDLYRVMKANHWEPEDIQMQKDVEQWRSVDQVAEVERWIIMMGIGYFSAAEGIVGDNIQHVVRELVTAPELKLVLGRHAHEENIHADSLLYMISSLGINPHECEAMFEDIPTIVKKNAFVTRSSNALRRDLDLTQIENKRLLAKNIFVFGQCMEGTQFYGLFGMILSLYRQGKFPGIGTMFRYTLRDESNHIKVFRNLFMDLIDENPEIWTPEFREELVELMKEAVALEKEFIRDCLPVAAVGLTAGEFELYIDFIADRRLASVGLPALTPGIVNPLPWLAEMQDIRKEQNFFEGTVTDYQKASSLHTGSDDDL